From one Desulfurobacterium thermolithotrophum DSM 11699 genomic stretch:
- a CDS encoding GGDEF domain-containing protein, translating into MHLVVKGNTLNRRGFFQIALEKFKTAKRYNIPFSVILLDIDYFKKINDTYGHTVGDKVIAEMALILKNNLRESDAIGRFGGEEFIIACSHTNFDQAVLLVEKIQDLVRKHFIHYHDRKIRFTVSIGFLTLENPAKRRLDFEKIIHLADKALYLAKEIRNSAVGIKL; encoded by the coding sequence ATACATCTAGTAGTCAAAGGGAATACCTTAAATAGAAGAGGTTTTTTCCAGATAGCTTTAGAAAAGTTCAAAACTGCTAAAAGGTATAACATTCCATTTTCTGTAATTTTGCTTGATATTGACTATTTTAAAAAAATTAACGATACCTATGGTCACACAGTTGGAGATAAAGTAATTGCAGAAATGGCACTCATCTTAAAAAATAATCTGAGAGAAAGTGATGCTATCGGTCGTTTTGGTGGGGAGGAATTCATCATTGCCTGTAGTCATACTAACTTTGATCAAGCAGTATTACTGGTTGAAAAAATTCAAGATCTGGTAAGAAAGCACTTTATACATTATCATGATAGAAAAATAAGGTTTACAGTGAGTATAGGATTTTTAACACTTGAAAATCCAGCAAAAAGAAGGCTTGACTTTGAAAAAATTATCCATCTAGCAGATAAAGCACTTTATCTTGCCAAAGAGATAAGAAATAGTGCTGTAGGAATAAAACTATAA
- a CDS encoding Trm112 family protein: MLDGELLQILACPQCKGDLEYREKEDKLICHKCKLAYKIVDDIPVMLIDEAEVIDE, encoded by the coding sequence ATGTTAGATGGAGAACTCCTTCAAATTTTAGCATGTCCACAGTGTAAAGGAGATCTTGAATATAGAGAAAAAGAAGACAAATTGATATGCCATAAGTGTAAGTTAGCGTATAAAATAGTAGATGACATTCCTGTAATGCTCATTGATGAAGCAGAGGTAATAGATGAATGA
- a CDS encoding IS607 family transposase: MKAREVMEILRISRSTLRNLRKEGILKAERLPNGHYEFDPESVYKYLLEKSGKSVERKTVIYARVSTPKQKQDLINQIEVAKNFCIARGWKIDGVYKDIASALNFDKRKDFHLLLNEILSYRIAKVVITFKDRLMRTGFNFFENLFKRYGTEIVVINNYTNEKNDTEEIIEEIITLLHSFSMKFYSNRRKIRKVLEDAIK; this comes from the coding sequence ATGAAAGCAAGGGAAGTAATGGAAATACTACGGATTTCAAGGTCAACCCTTAGGAACTTGAGAAAAGAAGGAATTTTGAAAGCTGAAAGACTTCCCAATGGACACTATGAGTTTGACCCTGAAAGTGTTTACAAGTATCTCCTTGAAAAGAGTGGAAAATCAGTAGAAAGGAAAACAGTTATTTACGCAAGAGTGTCAACTCCTAAACAGAAGCAGGATTTAATCAACCAAATAGAAGTAGCAAAAAATTTCTGTATAGCAAGAGGGTGGAAGATAGACGGGGTTTATAAAGATATTGCAAGTGCTTTAAACTTTGACAAGAGAAAAGATTTTCATCTTCTACTTAACGAAATTCTCTCCTACCGCATAGCTAAGGTGGTGATAACGTTTAAGGATAGACTTATGAGAACAGGATTTAACTTTTTTGAGAACCTGTTCAAGCGTTACGGAACGGAAATTGTTGTAATTAACAACTACACCAATGAGAAGAACGACACAGAAGAGATAATTGAAGAGATAATTACCCTTCTACATTCATTTTCAATGAAGTTTTACAGCAACCGAAGGAAAATCAGAAAGGTTTTAGAAGATGCAATCAAATAG
- the uvrB gene encoding excinuclease ABC subunit UvrB, with product MKRRFKVVSPFKPKGDQPKAIKELSEGIKKGLKYQTLLGITGSGKTYTIAKVIEEVQKPTLVISHNKVLAAQLYHELKNFFPENAVEYFISYYDYYQPESYIPSRDLYIEKDCSINPVIDRMRHSATVSLLTRQDVIVVSSVSCIYGLGSPDYYKTLSLRFQVGEEIERDEVIRKLVTLGYERSEYELKPGIFKVRGDVIDIFPADVEDHFVRVELFGDEVDSIVMLDYFNQKVLKEFNSYTVYPASHYATPYSKIVEAVQSIEKELEERVKYFLREGKELEARRIEQRTKYDIELLLEIGHCKGIENYSRHLDGRKPGEPPFTLLNYFPDDFLVVIDESHVTVPQIKAMWRGDRARKYNLIEHGFRLPSAYDNRPLNFEEFLKRVPQAIFVSATPGPFELEVSEKVVEQIIRPTGLLDPIVEVRKTEGQIDHLISEIKKRVEKNERILITTLTKKSAEELSKYLLEKGIKAKYMHSEIDSVERVEIIRGLRSGEFDVLVGVNLLREGLDLPEVSLVAILDADKEGFLRSTTSLIQTIGRAARNVNGKVILYADKITPSMKKAIEETERRRKIQKEYNKKYGITPQTVKRALETSILEDAGIMPFYKKEERENTPKTEEELLKEIARLEKEMKEAAKNWEFERAAELRDKIKELQKLLIPS from the coding sequence ATGAAAAGAAGATTTAAAGTTGTTTCACCTTTTAAGCCAAAGGGAGATCAACCTAAGGCTATAAAAGAACTTTCTGAAGGAATTAAAAAAGGTCTTAAGTACCAAACTCTTCTTGGTATTACAGGTAGCGGTAAGACTTACACAATTGCAAAAGTCATTGAAGAAGTTCAAAAACCAACTCTTGTTATTTCTCACAACAAAGTTCTTGCTGCTCAGCTTTATCATGAGCTAAAAAACTTTTTTCCAGAAAATGCAGTTGAATACTTTATAAGTTACTACGATTATTACCAGCCAGAAAGTTACATTCCAAGTAGAGATCTTTATATAGAAAAAGATTGCTCTATTAATCCTGTAATAGACAGAATGAGACATTCTGCAACGGTTTCTCTTCTTACAAGACAAGATGTTATAGTTGTTTCTTCTGTTTCTTGTATTTATGGCCTTGGTTCACCAGATTACTACAAAACTCTTTCATTAAGATTTCAAGTTGGAGAAGAAATCGAAAGAGATGAAGTTATTAGAAAGCTTGTAACACTTGGGTATGAAAGAAGCGAGTATGAGTTAAAACCTGGAATTTTCAAAGTTAGAGGTGACGTTATAGACATTTTTCCTGCCGATGTTGAAGACCATTTTGTAAGGGTTGAGCTTTTTGGAGATGAGGTTGATTCAATTGTTATGCTTGACTATTTCAACCAGAAAGTCTTGAAGGAGTTTAATTCTTATACAGTCTATCCTGCTTCCCACTATGCAACTCCTTACTCAAAGATAGTTGAGGCTGTTCAGTCTATAGAAAAGGAGCTTGAAGAAAGAGTAAAGTACTTTTTAAGAGAAGGAAAAGAACTTGAGGCAAGGAGAATTGAACAGAGAACAAAATATGATATTGAGCTTCTTCTTGAAATAGGTCACTGTAAAGGAATAGAGAACTACTCAAGACATCTTGATGGTAGAAAACCTGGAGAGCCTCCGTTTACACTTCTGAATTACTTTCCAGATGATTTTCTTGTTGTCATAGATGAGTCACACGTAACAGTTCCTCAGATTAAGGCTATGTGGAGAGGAGATAGAGCTAGAAAGTATAATCTTATTGAACATGGTTTTAGACTGCCTTCAGCTTATGACAATAGACCTTTAAACTTTGAAGAATTTTTAAAGCGAGTTCCCCAAGCAATTTTTGTCTCTGCAACTCCAGGACCTTTTGAACTTGAAGTTTCTGAAAAAGTTGTTGAACAGATAATAAGACCAACAGGACTCCTTGATCCAATAGTTGAAGTAAGGAAAACAGAAGGACAAATAGATCACTTAATATCTGAGATAAAAAAGAGAGTAGAAAAAAACGAAAGAATTCTTATTACAACACTTACTAAAAAGAGTGCCGAAGAGCTTTCTAAATACCTTCTTGAAAAAGGAATAAAAGCAAAATACATGCATTCGGAGATAGATTCAGTTGAAAGAGTTGAAATCATAAGAGGATTAAGAAGTGGAGAATTTGATGTTCTTGTGGGAGTTAACCTCTTAAGAGAAGGTCTTGACCTTCCAGAAGTATCACTTGTTGCAATACTTGATGCAGACAAAGAAGGTTTCTTAAGATCGACTACCTCTTTAATTCAAACTATTGGTAGAGCGGCAAGAAATGTAAACGGAAAAGTAATTCTTTATGCTGACAAAATTACTCCTTCTATGAAAAAAGCAATCGAAGAAACAGAAAGAAGAAGGAAAATTCAAAAAGAATACAACAAGAAATACGGTATAACACCTCAAACTGTAAAGAGAGCTCTTGAAACAAGTATTCTTGAAGATGCAGGAATAATGCCTTTTTACAAGAAGGAAGAAAGGGAGAACACTCCAAAGACAGAAGAAGAGTTACTTAAAGAAATAGCTCGTCTTGAAAAAGAAATGAAAGAAGCAGCAAAAAATTGGGAATTTGAAAGAGCAGCAGAGTTAAGAGATAAGATTAAGGAACTTCAGAAATTGCTAATTCCTTCTTAA
- a CDS encoding IS481 family transposase, translating to MKQLKRFKGTSLHISSTNTAFKETLKEGRRVKKKLDLTKDRNVKRRLKWIEYYHKTGNARKTCRYFGISPTTFYKWKKRYDKYGIEGLQDRSKRPHKVRQPQIEPEIEHIIVTIREKFLTWSKEKIAAFMERYLNVKISSSTVYRTLKRHGLIERTWKLKSTYKRKKQKGKKNRTRKGLRADKPGTILMDVKYLYWCGKTFYQFTAIDKFTRIAFAKVYSTKSSRSGRRFFEELEKFLPFKIEKVQTDNGSEFLGELDEYLKRKGIEHYFSYPKSPKTNAHVERFIQTTESELWMIEGTEPTVDEMNKKLFEYLKIYNFLRPHHSLNYKTPAEKFEDYIRSHQGVHHVLNSNKILTH from the coding sequence ATGAAACAATTGAAAAGATTCAAAGGAACATCCCTCCATATATCAAGCACAAATACAGCATTCAAAGAAACCCTGAAAGAAGGAAGAAGAGTAAAAAAGAAACTTGACCTAACAAAAGACAGAAACGTTAAAAGGAGACTCAAATGGATAGAGTACTACCACAAAACAGGCAACGCCAGAAAAACATGCAGATACTTTGGCATCAGTCCAACAACCTTCTACAAGTGGAAAAAAAGATACGACAAGTACGGGATAGAAGGACTCCAAGACAGAAGCAAAAGACCTCATAAAGTAAGACAACCACAAATAGAACCTGAAATAGAACACATCATCGTCACAATAAGGGAAAAATTCCTAACCTGGAGCAAAGAAAAGATAGCAGCCTTCATGGAAAGATACCTAAATGTAAAAATATCATCCTCTACAGTTTACAGAACTCTCAAAAGACACGGACTAATAGAAAGAACCTGGAAACTAAAAAGTACCTACAAGAGGAAGAAACAGAAAGGGAAAAAGAACCGCACCAGAAAAGGACTAAGAGCAGACAAACCAGGAACAATCCTCATGGACGTTAAATACCTCTACTGGTGCGGTAAAACCTTTTACCAGTTCACGGCAATAGACAAGTTCACCCGAATAGCATTTGCCAAGGTTTATTCTACAAAAAGCAGCAGGAGCGGAAGAAGGTTTTTTGAAGAACTTGAAAAATTTCTTCCCTTCAAGATAGAGAAAGTTCAAACGGATAACGGGAGCGAATTTTTAGGGGAGTTAGACGAATATCTTAAAAGAAAAGGGATAGAACACTACTTTAGTTATCCGAAATCTCCCAAGACTAATGCGCATGTAGAAAGGTTTATTCAAACGACAGAAAGTGAACTATGGATGATAGAAGGAACAGAACCGACTGTTGATGAGATGAATAAAAAACTTTTTGAGTATTTAAAGATTTACAACTTTCTTAGACCCCATCACTCTTTAAATTACAAGACTCCCGCTGAGAAGTTTGAGGACTATATTAGAAGTCATCAAGGTGTCCACCATGTATTGAACTCGAACAAAATCTTGACACACTAA
- a CDS encoding RNA-guided endonuclease InsQ/TnpB family protein, whose translation MQSNRVLNIRISGKERKEKVRKLLLDLAHFKNLLILLIRRYKELYGYYPTDQSILYGLIKEGEYSSKKEEKLKSFREVKENILKDEELTRFLKALKEQKKKTDNNYILQQVIRDVVKSFKSYRKAYKEYLKSPKKFKGTPRSPKPKKLKYLMNFSVELNVNTFKRLEDSILISLRINNKEFLKVKLPKDFDFEVKSIRLKLFGTDVYADVVYKAELPKVEKTGKHVAGIDLGLNNLITLLSTNKDLKSFIVSGKEIKAFNQWYNKEKSKLQSEIDTIRNKLSQVEDEKEGESLKQLITEKLIRLKELSAYRKRKIDNDFHKISRKVVDVLKATDHKKLYIGKGATESKDGVNLGKKNNQHFVSIPFRRLIELIKYKAEELGIKVFEIEEPFTSKTSPFADIFEVKRIGKEYLKAKEEGDKDLLKELLIKLKKLTQAVRRRRGVLKDKVLDKIFNADCVGAYNIIRVGENSPRLIKDLKLLFIKLCNPIRFKLTDFLYKVSCESLCECRGIAGSSSLLSRVESF comes from the coding sequence ATGCAATCAAATAGAGTTTTGAACATTAGAATATCGGGAAAAGAGAGGAAAGAAAAGGTCAGGAAACTCCTACTTGACCTTGCTCACTTTAAAAACCTCTTAATACTTCTTATCAGGAGATACAAAGAGCTTTACGGATACTATCCGACTGACCAGTCAATCCTCTACGGACTCATAAAAGAAGGAGAATATTCCTCTAAGAAAGAAGAAAAACTCAAAAGTTTTAGAGAGGTTAAAGAAAACATCTTAAAAGATGAAGAACTTACGAGATTCTTAAAAGCTCTAAAAGAGCAGAAAAAGAAAACCGACAACAATTACATTCTTCAGCAGGTTATAAGAGACGTAGTGAAAAGTTTCAAAAGCTACAGGAAAGCATACAAAGAGTATCTAAAAAGTCCGAAAAAATTCAAAGGGACTCCCAGATCTCCAAAACCGAAGAAGCTAAAGTATTTGATGAACTTTTCGGTAGAACTCAACGTAAACACGTTTAAACGTTTAGAGGACAGCATCCTGATAAGCTTAAGAATCAACAACAAAGAATTTCTGAAAGTAAAACTACCCAAAGACTTTGACTTTGAAGTCAAGAGTATAAGACTGAAACTTTTTGGAACAGACGTTTATGCAGATGTTGTTTACAAAGCAGAACTTCCGAAAGTAGAAAAGACAGGAAAGCACGTAGCAGGTATAGACTTGGGACTCAACAACCTGATAACACTCCTTTCAACAAACAAAGACCTTAAGAGCTTTATAGTTTCGGGAAAAGAGATAAAAGCATTCAACCAGTGGTATAACAAAGAAAAGAGCAAACTCCAATCGGAAATAGACACCATCAGGAACAAGCTTTCGCAAGTAGAAGATGAAAAAGAAGGAGAAAGCTTAAAACAGTTAATTACAGAAAAACTTATAAGACTCAAAGAACTATCGGCATACAGAAAGAGGAAAATAGACAACGACTTTCACAAGATAAGCAGGAAGGTAGTTGACGTTCTAAAAGCTACTGACCACAAAAAGCTCTACATAGGGAAAGGAGCGACAGAGAGTAAGGACGGAGTGAATCTTGGAAAGAAAAACAACCAGCATTTTGTATCAATTCCGTTCAGGAGACTAATAGAACTTATCAAATACAAAGCGGAAGAATTAGGGATAAAGGTTTTTGAAATAGAAGAACCATTTACCTCAAAGACCTCACCCTTTGCAGACATATTTGAGGTCAAAAGAATAGGGAAAGAATATCTAAAAGCGAAAGAAGAAGGGGATAAGGATTTACTTAAAGAACTCCTCATCAAGCTTAAAAAACTTACGCAAGCTGTTAGGAGACGCAGAGGAGTTTTAAAAGACAAAGTTTTAGACAAGATTTTCAATGCTGACTGTGTAGGAGCATACAACATAATCAGAGTGGGAGAGAACTCCCCAAGACTGATTAAGGACTTGAAACTTTTGTTTATTAAGCTCTGTAATCCGATTAGATTTAAGTTGACAGATTTTCTCTACAAAGTATCCTGCGAGTCTCTCTGCGAATGCAGGGGGATAGCGGGTAGTAGTTCGCTTTTAAGCAGGGTTGAGTCCTTTTGA
- a CDS encoding 2-hydroxyacyl-CoA dehydratase family protein — MPVLRIESDYSMEDVGQIKTRVEAFIESVEVQIEGGHPKITFESQKEVSTDETIEKIQRNIPPYIKHKYSIQRNPERRKKSKKET, encoded by the coding sequence ATTCCGGTCCTAAGAATAGAGTCTGACTATTCAATGGAGGATGTTGGACAGATCAAGACAAGGGTTGAAGCGTTTATTGAAAGTGTTGAAGTTCAGATAGAAGGTGGACACCCTAAAATAACCTTTGAATCCCAGAAGGAGGTGTCCACCGATGAAACAATTGAAAAGATTCAAAGGAACATCCCTCCATATATCAAGCACAAATACAGCATTCAAAGAAACCCTGAAAGAAGGAAGAAGAGTAAAAAAGAAACTTGA
- a CDS encoding double-cubane-cluster-containing anaerobic reductase, with protein sequence MAAADYVEIYKELSMDIEKHEELMSALFQIYPEIFLKQKNRPKGMEYFDWLMSEIHGKRIVELLEIKKQGKPLVGTFCIFVPEEIVIGAGGACYGLCGGAQFSIPDAERDLPRNICPLIKSAYGFKVQRTCPYTQSSDFIYGETTCEAKKKTWELLNKLHPTHVMHIPQMKREREKNLWRQEIYDFKKHIEEIIGRELTFEELKEGIEKINKKREAMQRLDYLRSANPEVVPISSKDGLLVNQISFYDDPDRFTRKVHELCDELEERIEKGISVVPPGTPRIMVIGTPMALPNWKLHHVVETTGGVIINEEACIGHRYYKDNIDIEGAKTVDDLIERMLERYMKIDCACFTPNEERIEKIIRMYKEKKADGIIYYSLSFCHTYNVESKKVIDRTGSRQRAFRS encoded by the coding sequence GTGGCTGCTGCTGACTATGTAGAAATCTACAAAGAGCTCAGTATGGATATTGAAAAGCACGAAGAGCTCATGAGTGCTCTTTTTCAGATTTACCCTGAAATCTTCCTTAAACAGAAGAATAGGCCAAAAGGAATGGAGTATTTTGACTGGCTGATGAGCGAGATTCACGGCAAGAGAATAGTGGAGCTCCTTGAGATAAAGAAGCAAGGTAAACCTCTTGTTGGTACTTTCTGCATATTTGTCCCGGAAGAAATCGTTATTGGTGCTGGTGGAGCTTGCTATGGCCTCTGTGGAGGTGCTCAGTTTTCAATTCCAGACGCCGAAAGGGACCTTCCGAGAAATATCTGTCCCCTTATCAAGTCTGCTTACGGCTTTAAAGTTCAGAGAACTTGTCCCTATACACAGTCTTCAGACTTCATCTATGGTGAGACAACCTGTGAGGCAAAGAAAAAGACCTGGGAACTTCTCAATAAACTCCATCCGACCCACGTAATGCACATCCCTCAGATGAAGAGAGAGAGGGAGAAGAATCTCTGGCGTCAGGAAATCTACGACTTTAAGAAACACATTGAAGAGATTATCGGTAGAGAGCTAACATTTGAAGAGCTCAAAGAGGGTATAGAGAAGATAAACAAGAAAAGAGAAGCAATGCAGAGACTTGACTATCTAAGGAGTGCAAACCCTGAAGTTGTCCCTATAAGCAGTAAGGATGGACTTTTAGTCAATCAGATATCCTTCTATGATGATCCGGACAGGTTTACGAGAAAAGTACACGAGCTTTGCGATGAGTTAGAGGAGAGAATAGAAAAAGGAATTTCTGTAGTTCCTCCAGGTACTCCAAGGATTATGGTCATTGGAACACCTATGGCTCTTCCAAACTGGAAACTACACCATGTAGTTGAAACAACGGGAGGTGTAATAATCAACGAAGAAGCATGCATAGGCCATAGATACTACAAAGACAACATTGATATTGAAGGAGCAAAAACGGTTGACGATCTTATTGAAAGGATGCTTGAAAGGTACATGAAAATAGATTGTGCTTGTTTTACTCCAAACGAAGAAAGAATAGAAAAAATAATTAGAATGTATAAAGAGAAAAAGGCTGACGGAATTATCTACTACTCACTTTCCTTCTGCCACACTTACAACGTTGAGTCTAAGAAGGTCATAGACAGGACAGGCTCCAGGCAGAGGGCATTCCGGTCCTAA
- a CDS encoding CDC27 family protein, translating into MRLKLLTLSLILCSQAVASDFNLGVKFYRDGLYSLAAKTFSENLENLSPEDFKKYYQIIYLSFLNSKNFKSLEELINYWEGNFYTFKKGELLALKSIMKLHSGKPINQVIDREELIKLSIDDKIAFFKVLSKYSFSPDELLYIVDLSSKSTDLKGALKESGFLKKCLSTALEKKNYQLIDLLFDVYGKWFTSPEERLEYVKYLERKKRFSEALFEIEKLYKEYPEEKVKLELAKVYYLNGKYEEALNALENVNSEEAKYLKAWCYFKLGHSEKIPQLIGFNVSRPQIPEKLKILLDFYRSTFYVEKLKKLYPELYPKALIFSFSTQQPQYIGSYHDLGYIYYERGLYKKSLSMLEKAVQNPTNKLLLPRTLYLLGKIGSLNTEIASVVYTELMKNYQNTSFYKEALIPAAKSYLYSGNTVLAIKLLKYAEDQLGLDTDEVKKLLGISYTNQKNFKKGVLYLSKVSFKDGDTSTILAFDYFQIGNKEKAFETLKRQISTNGLYPEVNGGRLVYLSKLLKKESKIKDFHFESPTVQLMAAIVSNNPKEVERLLPKLQGNEKIAAALFLALEYENSAPDKAMEYLTFIFNYSTDKSISGFAKKMLNYIAFKSRNFEPVLFNDPKFIAYNPENGITSVDTLVSKAEDYIQTVEYGKAYGLLKLALQRTTLEDLRRKIVRRLVEIDLKERNYERALKDLELLPNTNELNKDLKNYLRFKVFLRMGKLIDAYTSAQSVKNINNIPQEERSLFLAKLAGYYKLTGEKEKALKFIKELLNLGKFSSVDYNDLVGLAIFAEKQEKLSEAEKLINEAIKKAKTKEQKAESLFWKASIQAKRGKTEEAILNYMKISYEYGDIEPWASTSLYRAAQLFEQKGDYEQALKLYQKVIKLKAGTKEGEIAAERVKSLLQKLKKEE; encoded by the coding sequence ATGAGACTAAAACTTTTAACTTTATCTCTTATTCTCTGTTCTCAAGCTGTAGCTTCCGACTTCAATCTTGGAGTAAAGTTTTATAGAGATGGTCTTTATTCCCTTGCTGCAAAGACTTTCAGCGAAAATTTAGAAAATTTATCTCCAGAAGATTTTAAAAAGTACTATCAAATTATTTATCTATCGTTTCTAAATTCTAAAAACTTTAAAAGTCTTGAGGAACTAATTAACTACTGGGAAGGTAACTTTTACACATTTAAAAAAGGAGAGCTCTTAGCTTTAAAATCAATAATGAAACTTCATTCAGGTAAACCAATTAACCAGGTAATAGATAGAGAAGAGCTTATTAAACTTTCTATAGATGATAAGATAGCGTTTTTTAAAGTTCTTTCTAAATATTCCTTTTCTCCAGATGAACTTCTCTACATTGTAGATCTTTCTTCAAAAAGTACGGATTTAAAGGGAGCTCTTAAAGAAAGCGGTTTTTTGAAAAAGTGTTTGTCTACTGCACTTGAAAAAAAGAACTATCAATTAATAGATCTTCTTTTTGATGTTTACGGTAAGTGGTTTACTTCTCCAGAGGAAAGACTAGAATATGTTAAGTATCTTGAAAGAAAAAAAAGATTTTCCGAAGCTCTCTTTGAAATAGAAAAGCTTTATAAAGAATACCCAGAGGAAAAAGTAAAACTTGAACTTGCAAAAGTCTATTATCTAAATGGGAAGTACGAAGAAGCTCTTAATGCCCTTGAAAACGTTAATTCAGAAGAAGCAAAGTACTTAAAAGCATGGTGTTACTTTAAGCTTGGACATTCAGAAAAAATTCCTCAACTTATAGGTTTCAACGTATCAAGACCTCAGATTCCAGAAAAACTAAAAATTCTTTTAGATTTTTATCGTTCTACATTTTACGTGGAAAAACTAAAAAAACTATATCCTGAGCTTTATCCAAAAGCCTTAATCTTTTCATTTAGTACACAACAGCCACAATATATAGGTTCTTATCACGATCTTGGATATATTTATTACGAAAGAGGACTTTATAAAAAGTCCTTATCTATGCTTGAAAAAGCTGTTCAAAATCCAACTAACAAATTGCTTTTGCCAAGAACTTTATACCTTCTTGGAAAGATTGGTAGTCTAAATACGGAAATTGCATCTGTTGTTTACACAGAATTAATGAAGAATTACCAAAACACATCCTTTTATAAGGAAGCTCTAATACCAGCTGCAAAAAGTTATCTTTACAGTGGAAACACGGTTCTTGCTATAAAGCTTTTAAAATATGCAGAAGATCAATTAGGATTAGATACAGACGAAGTTAAAAAACTCCTTGGGATTAGCTATACAAATCAAAAAAATTTTAAAAAAGGAGTTCTCTATCTATCAAAGGTTTCCTTTAAAGACGGAGACACATCCACGATTTTAGCATTTGACTATTTCCAAATAGGCAATAAAGAAAAGGCTTTTGAAACTCTAAAAAGACAGATAAGTACAAATGGTTTATATCCCGAAGTCAACGGTGGAAGGTTAGTTTACCTTTCTAAGCTTTTAAAAAAAGAAAGCAAGATAAAAGATTTTCACTTTGAATCTCCAACTGTTCAACTTATGGCTGCTATAGTCTCAAATAATCCTAAAGAAGTTGAAAGACTCCTTCCCAAACTTCAAGGAAATGAGAAAATTGCTGCTGCTCTTTTCTTAGCACTTGAATATGAAAATTCAGCACCAGATAAAGCAATGGAATATCTTACCTTTATTTTCAACTATTCTACCGACAAATCTATATCAGGTTTTGCTAAGAAAATGCTAAATTATATTGCCTTTAAATCTAGGAACTTTGAACCTGTACTCTTTAACGATCCTAAGTTTATAGCTTACAATCCGGAAAATGGAATAACTTCTGTTGATACCTTAGTATCAAAGGCTGAAGACTATATCCAAACCGTAGAATACGGGAAAGCCTATGGACTCCTTAAGTTAGCTCTTCAAAGAACAACATTAGAAGATCTTAGAAGAAAAATCGTAAGAAGATTAGTTGAAATAGATTTAAAAGAAAGGAATTACGAGAGAGCTCTAAAGGACTTAGAACTTTTACCAAATACAAATGAGCTGAATAAAGACCTTAAAAATTACCTAAGATTTAAGGTTTTTCTTAGAATGGGTAAACTAATTGATGCTTACACTTCAGCTCAGTCTGTTAAAAATATAAACAATATTCCACAAGAAGAAAGAAGCCTTTTCTTAGCAAAACTTGCTGGTTATTACAAACTTACAGGAGAAAAGGAGAAAGCTCTAAAATTTATAAAAGAACTTCTAAATCTTGGTAAATTTTCTTCGGTAGACTACAACGACCTTGTCGGACTTGCAATTTTTGCAGAAAAACAAGAAAAACTTTCTGAAGCCGAGAAGTTAATTAACGAAGCCATTAAAAAGGCTAAAACAAAAGAGCAAAAAGCTGAATCTCTCTTCTGGAAAGCTTCAATTCAAGCTAAAAGAGGAAAAACTGAAGAAGCAATTCTTAACTATATGAAAATAAGCTATGAATACGGTGATATTGAGCCTTGGGCGTCTACCTCACTTTACAGAGCTGCTCAACTTTTTGAACAAAAAGGAGATTACGAACAAGCTTTAAAGCTTTATCAAAAAGTAATCAAGTTAAAAGCTGGAACAAAAGAAGGCGAAATAGCCGCAGAAAGGGTAAAATCTCTTTTACAAAAGCTTAAAAAGGAGGAGTGA